One segment of Microbacterium arborescens DNA contains the following:
- the mtrB gene encoding MtrAB system histidine kinase MtrB yields the protein MPIRTVTTATVATHGWRSWGRRLARTWRRSLRFRTVAITLGATALTITVALVWMSLAIQNDLFESRTSQLLAEAQRATQSAQATLDAAEVGGDVVAVDNLMESVRTSIQRQSSTDRIAAFRISSEPSAIAPQDFDSAGLPADRISDELRAQVQSDDELQWWQPVGFAASGGGQVPGIVVGQQIVLPEVGAYELYLGYDLAGEAQTLGFVQITLWIVGVGLVVLIGAISWIVLRSVTEPIAQAAESSSRLAAGDLAVRLQVRGEDEFATLGRSFNAMADSIEAQIKELAELSQVQQRFVSDVSHELRTPLTTIRLASDMLNDRREDFDPVAARAAELLHDQVHRFEVLLTDLLEISRYDAGSVQLESEPTSMTQLAEDVIASMAQLAEQHGSDVRLVAPGGYSPVEMDPRRVRRIVRNLLGNAIEHGEGRPIVVSVDSDARAVAIGVRDYGLGMRPADTERVFDRFWRADPSRKRTIGGTGLGLSIALGDARLHGGTLAVWSELGRGTNFVLTIPRRSEPLDGHSPLPVDPGEDGVPFDDLGLTQPISLPRPAKGSS from the coding sequence ATGCCTATCCGCACCGTCACGACGGCGACGGTGGCGACGCACGGCTGGCGGTCGTGGGGGCGTCGACTCGCCCGCACGTGGCGGCGATCGCTGCGATTCCGCACCGTCGCGATCACGCTCGGCGCCACCGCGCTGACGATCACCGTGGCGCTGGTGTGGATGTCGCTGGCGATCCAGAACGACCTCTTCGAGTCGCGCACCTCGCAGCTGCTCGCCGAGGCTCAGCGCGCGACGCAGTCGGCCCAGGCGACGCTGGATGCCGCTGAGGTCGGGGGCGACGTCGTGGCCGTCGACAACCTCATGGAAAGTGTGCGCACCTCCATCCAGCGGCAGTCGTCGACCGACCGCATCGCGGCGTTCCGGATCTCATCGGAGCCGTCGGCCATCGCGCCCCAGGATTTCGACTCGGCCGGCCTTCCCGCCGACCGCATCAGCGACGAGCTGCGCGCGCAGGTGCAGAGCGACGACGAGCTGCAGTGGTGGCAGCCCGTCGGCTTCGCCGCATCCGGGGGCGGTCAGGTGCCCGGCATCGTGGTGGGGCAGCAGATCGTCCTACCCGAGGTGGGGGCGTACGAGCTGTACCTCGGCTACGACCTGGCGGGCGAGGCGCAGACCCTCGGGTTCGTCCAGATCACCCTGTGGATCGTCGGCGTCGGACTGGTCGTCCTCATCGGCGCGATCTCGTGGATCGTGCTGCGCTCGGTCACCGAGCCGATCGCGCAGGCCGCCGAGAGCAGTTCGCGGCTCGCGGCGGGAGATCTCGCCGTACGACTGCAGGTGCGCGGCGAGGACGAGTTCGCGACCCTCGGACGGTCGTTCAACGCGATGGCCGACAGCATCGAGGCGCAGATCAAGGAGCTCGCCGAGCTGTCGCAGGTGCAGCAGCGATTCGTGTCGGATGTCTCGCACGAGCTGCGAACCCCGCTGACCACGATCCGTCTCGCCTCCGACATGCTCAACGATCGACGCGAGGACTTCGATCCGGTGGCGGCCCGCGCGGCCGAGCTGCTGCACGACCAGGTGCACCGGTTCGAGGTGCTGCTGACCGATCTGCTCGAGATCAGTCGCTACGACGCGGGCTCGGTTCAGCTGGAGAGCGAGCCGACGAGCATGACGCAGCTCGCCGAAGACGTCATCGCCTCGATGGCTCAGCTCGCCGAGCAGCACGGGAGCGATGTGCGCCTCGTCGCCCCGGGCGGATACTCGCCCGTGGAGATGGACCCGCGACGCGTGCGCCGGATCGTCCGCAACCTGCTCGGCAACGCGATCGAGCACGGCGAGGGCAGACCGATCGTGGTGAGCGTGGACAGCGATGCCCGCGCGGTGGCGATCGGGGTGCGCGACTACGGCCTCGGGATGCGGCCGGCCGACACCGAGCGCGTGTTCGATCGCTTCTGGCGCGCCGATCCCTCCCGCAAACGCACCATCGGCGGCACCGGCCTCGGACTGTCGATCGCCCTCGGCGACGCCCGGTTGCACGGCGGCACCCTCGCGGTGTGGTCCGAACTGGGTCGGGGGACGAACTTCGTGCTCACGATTCCGCGACGCAGCGAGCCCCTCGACGGTCACTCGCCGCTCCCGGTCGATCCCGGGGAGGATGGCGTACCCTTCGACGATCTGGGGCTGACCCAGCCGATCTCCCTGCCCCGTCCCGCGAAAGGCTCGTCGTGA
- the mtrA gene encoding MtrAB system response regulator MtrA: MTSRILVVDDDTALAEMIGIVLRTEGFDTVFCADGAAAVETWRTEKPDLILLDLMLPGVDGIEICTQVRAESGVPIIMLTARTDTADVVRGLESGADDYIVKPFNPKELVARIRTRLRPAVASASESLRIGDLVVDVEGHEVRRGTDVIALTPLEFELLVALASKPQQVFSREMLLEQVWGYHYKADTRLVNVHVQRLRAKVEIDPDNPRIVTTVRGVGYRAGAVI; this comes from the coding sequence ATGACTTCTCGCATCCTGGTGGTCGATGACGACACCGCCCTGGCGGAGATGATCGGCATCGTGCTGCGCACCGAGGGGTTCGACACCGTGTTCTGCGCCGATGGCGCGGCGGCCGTCGAGACCTGGCGCACCGAGAAGCCCGATCTGATCCTGCTCGACCTCATGCTCCCCGGTGTGGACGGCATAGAGATCTGCACCCAGGTGCGGGCCGAGTCCGGCGTGCCGATCATCATGCTGACCGCGCGCACCGACACCGCGGACGTCGTGCGCGGCCTCGAGTCGGGAGCCGACGACTACATCGTCAAGCCGTTCAACCCCAAAGAACTGGTCGCCCGTATCCGGACGCGGTTGCGTCCCGCGGTAGCGTCGGCGTCGGAATCGCTGCGCATCGGCGACCTCGTCGTCGACGTCGAGGGCCACGAAGTCCGGCGCGGCACCGACGTGATCGCGTTGACGCCCCTCGAGTTCGAGCTGCTCGTCGCGCTCGCCTCGAAGCCGCAGCAGGTGTTCTCGCGCGAGATGCTGCTCGAGCAGGTCTGGGGCTATCACTACAAGGCCGACACGCGTCTGGTGAACGTGCACGTGCAGCGGCTGCGGGCGAAGGTCGAGATCGATCCCGACAACCCGCGCATCGTGACGACCGTCCGCGGCGTCGGCTATCGCGCCGGCGCCGTCATCTGA
- a CDS encoding DUF4129 domain-containing protein, whose translation MRFIGTPVAPDPDEARRWAEAELSKAAYQEAEPTPIDRFARGVVEFLGALFSGQVPATLGPWLAVGAIVVLLLLVGVAILIWGRPRTVVRSRASVFLFGEDETRSAAQLRADAEDAASRGAWDEAIVLRVRALARGLAERTIVDPAPGTTVHRFAADAGRIFPAESDDLDRAARVFDDVRYLRRPGTAAAYASVRALDERLATARAQVPV comes from the coding sequence ATGAGATTCATCGGCACACCGGTCGCCCCCGACCCCGACGAAGCCCGTCGGTGGGCGGAGGCGGAGCTGTCGAAGGCCGCCTACCAAGAGGCGGAGCCGACGCCCATCGACCGTTTCGCACGCGGCGTCGTCGAGTTCCTCGGCGCCCTGTTCAGCGGGCAGGTCCCCGCGACGCTCGGGCCGTGGCTCGCCGTCGGGGCGATCGTGGTCCTTCTGCTGCTCGTCGGCGTGGCGATCCTGATCTGGGGGCGGCCACGGACGGTCGTGCGTTCGCGCGCGAGCGTGTTCCTCTTCGGCGAGGACGAGACGCGCAGCGCCGCCCAGCTGCGTGCCGACGCAGAGGATGCCGCGAGCCGCGGCGCGTGGGACGAGGCGATCGTCCTGCGTGTGCGGGCCCTCGCGCGCGGGCTCGCGGAGCGCACGATCGTCGACCCGGCTCCCGGTACGACGGTGCACCGCTTCGCCGCCGACGCAGGACGCATCTTCCCGGCGGAGAGCGACGATCTCGACCGGGCAGCCCGGGTCTTCGACGACGTGCGGTACTTGCGGCGGCCCGGAACCGCCGCGGCATACGCCTCCGTGCGCGCTCTCGACGAGCGTCTCGCGACGGCACGAGCGCAGGTGCCGGTATGA
- a CDS encoding DUF4350 domain-containing protein, which produces MRRRSRAVLGWAGVAAGLLVAGIAVAAVAGINTMPAQGLLDPDAAGPEGSRALTALLRDRGVEVTVARDRAAALQALEGNGATLAIADTAPLDDDDILELRDAAAGVVLLEPRTRDLRLLLGDARSAGFTDGSTVEPDCDLPAADISGPVSPGEVFTGEGVDHACYPAASGYGLVASVDDAASVVAVDATALLVNQRLADEGNAALGLNLLGATGAVVWYLPSIGDGSITAAPSLGELTPAWVTPAILLLLGSVVAAAVWRGRRFGPLVAENLPVTVRASETTEGRARLYAASADPVHALDQLRREALRRIARSLGLGSADASAIADAAASRIGDDRTRVRGILLDDLPRNDRELVDAADRLRDVEAAVLRSVRPERNTP; this is translated from the coding sequence GTGCGACGGCGGTCCCGGGCCGTGCTCGGCTGGGCGGGTGTGGCAGCCGGCCTCCTCGTCGCGGGCATCGCGGTCGCAGCCGTCGCGGGTATCAACACGATGCCCGCACAGGGGCTCCTCGACCCGGATGCAGCCGGCCCCGAAGGATCGCGCGCCCTGACCGCGCTGCTGCGCGACCGCGGCGTCGAGGTCACGGTCGCACGCGATCGAGCGGCGGCTCTGCAGGCTCTCGAGGGCAACGGCGCGACGCTCGCGATCGCCGACACCGCACCCCTCGACGACGACGACATCCTGGAGCTGCGCGATGCCGCCGCCGGTGTCGTCCTGCTCGAGCCGCGAACGCGCGATCTGCGCCTGTTGCTGGGAGATGCACGCAGCGCCGGGTTCACGGACGGCTCGACCGTCGAGCCCGACTGCGACCTGCCCGCCGCCGACATCAGCGGCCCCGTCAGCCCGGGCGAGGTGTTCACCGGCGAGGGGGTGGACCACGCCTGCTACCCCGCCGCATCGGGCTACGGGCTCGTCGCCTCCGTCGATGACGCGGCGAGCGTCGTCGCTGTGGACGCCACGGCTCTGCTGGTCAACCAGCGACTGGCGGACGAGGGCAACGCCGCGCTCGGGCTGAACCTGTTGGGCGCGACCGGCGCCGTCGTCTGGTACCTGCCGTCGATCGGCGACGGCTCCATCACCGCGGCCCCGTCGCTGGGCGAGCTCACGCCCGCGTGGGTGACTCCGGCGATCCTGCTCCTGCTCGGTTCGGTCGTCGCCGCAGCCGTCTGGCGCGGCCGCCGCTTCGGCCCGCTCGTGGCGGAGAACCTGCCGGTGACCGTCCGCGCGTCGGAGACCACCGAGGGCCGAGCGCGCCTGTACGCGGCATCAGCCGACCCCGTGCACGCGCTCGACCAGCTGCGGCGCGAGGCGCTCCGCCGCATCGCCCGGTCGCTGGGGCTCGGCTCAGCCGACGCCAGCGCCATCGCCGATGCCGCCGCGAGCCGCATCGGTGACGACCGCACGCGCGTCCGCGGCATCCTTCTCGACGACCTCCCCCGAAACGACCGCGAACTCGTCGACGCCGCCGACCGTCTGCGCGACGTCGAAGCAGCAGTCCTCCGATCCGTCCGCCCCGAAAGGAACACCCCATGA
- a CDS encoding AAA family ATPase — MSETAPGDLREAMNRVRLEVGKAVVGQDGAVTGLLIALLGRGHVLLEGVPGVAKTLLVRTFSRAVGLDTTRIQFTPDLMPGDVTGSLVYDARTGEFEFRSGPVFTNVLLADEINRTPPKTQAALLEAMEERQVSADGVSRPLPDPFLVAATQNPVEHEGTYTLPEAQLDRFLLKLVIDLPARDDEISVLRRHADGFRPGSLETAGVSAVVTAAEIRAAQQAAAAVEVSDDVLGYVVDLARATRQSPSVQLGASPRAATALLAAAKAWAWLGGYPAITPDHVQTMLVPAWRHRLQLRPDAEIEGVSPDTILTSVLQQTRVPI; from the coding sequence ATGAGCGAGACCGCACCCGGCGACCTCCGCGAAGCGATGAACCGCGTCCGGCTCGAAGTCGGCAAGGCCGTCGTCGGGCAGGACGGAGCCGTCACCGGCCTCCTCATCGCGCTCCTCGGCCGCGGGCACGTGCTGCTCGAAGGCGTGCCCGGCGTCGCGAAGACGCTGCTCGTGCGTACCTTCAGCCGAGCCGTCGGCCTCGACACCACCCGCATCCAGTTCACTCCCGACCTCATGCCGGGCGACGTCACCGGGTCACTGGTCTACGACGCGCGTACCGGCGAGTTCGAGTTCCGTTCCGGACCGGTCTTCACCAACGTGCTGCTCGCGGATGAGATCAACCGGACGCCGCCGAAGACGCAGGCCGCCCTCCTGGAGGCGATGGAGGAGCGTCAGGTCTCGGCCGACGGCGTCTCCCGCCCCCTCCCCGACCCGTTCCTCGTCGCCGCGACGCAGAACCCCGTCGAGCACGAAGGCACCTACACCCTTCCCGAGGCGCAGCTCGACCGCTTCCTGCTCAAGCTCGTCATCGACCTCCCCGCGCGCGACGACGAGATCTCGGTGCTGCGCCGCCACGCCGACGGCTTCCGGCCCGGGTCGCTCGAGACCGCGGGCGTTTCGGCCGTCGTCACGGCAGCCGAGATCCGCGCCGCTCAACAGGCCGCCGCCGCGGTGGAGGTTTCCGACGACGTCCTCGGGTACGTCGTGGACCTCGCCCGGGCGACCCGGCAGTCCCCCTCGGTGCAGCTCGGGGCGAGCCCGCGCGCCGCGACCGCGCTGCTCGCCGCCGCCAAGGCGTGGGCGTGGCTCGGCGGGTACCCGGCGATCACCCCCGACCATGTCCAGACCATGCTCGTGCCGGCCTGGCGCCATCGGCTGCAGCTTCGGCCGGATGCCGAGATCGAAGGGGTCTCCCCCGACACGATCCTCACCTCCGTGCTGCAGCAGACACGCGTCCCGATCTGA
- a CDS encoding DUF58 domain-containing protein, with protein sequence MFLSGLFVLLVALGVVPVVLAPAAGIDAAWTALAWAGLCIILAVVDTVLAGPLRDIEIERRIPSRARAGERVETSLLLRNRGPRRIRGDLRDGWQPTAGAGEARATIDIPAGERRAVAMPLLPRRRGELRSAFIAVRSRGPMGLAGRQRVIAAPGALRVLPPFASRRHLPSRLARLRELDGNTSVQVRGRGTEFDSLREYVRGDDVRSIDWRATARAGTTMLRTWRPERDRHVVIVIDTGRTSASRVGDGVRLDAAMESALLLSALAARAGDHVHLLMFDRARRARVTGIDGPRLLPALVDAMAPVEPTLIDTDWNAVLTEVRALTSRPSLVVLLTAQDAPDAARGFLGALPSLTERTTVLVGSAQDAPEPAPAERLAEDVYREAAIAHATRDAELVAGAIRRAGGEALSATPEALPPAVADHYLALKAAGRL encoded by the coding sequence GTGTTCCTCTCCGGCCTGTTCGTGCTGCTCGTCGCCCTCGGCGTCGTGCCCGTCGTCCTCGCCCCCGCGGCGGGGATTGACGCGGCGTGGACGGCGCTCGCATGGGCGGGGCTCTGCATCATCCTCGCGGTGGTCGATACCGTGCTGGCCGGCCCGCTGCGCGACATCGAGATCGAGCGGCGCATCCCCTCCCGGGCGCGGGCGGGCGAACGCGTCGAGACGAGCCTCCTGCTGCGCAACCGCGGACCCCGCCGCATCCGCGGCGATCTGCGCGACGGCTGGCAGCCGACCGCCGGCGCAGGCGAGGCCCGTGCGACCATCGACATCCCCGCCGGCGAGCGTCGAGCCGTCGCGATGCCACTGCTGCCCCGACGTCGCGGTGAGCTGCGCTCGGCGTTCATCGCGGTGCGCAGTCGCGGTCCGATGGGGCTCGCGGGACGGCAACGCGTGATCGCCGCGCCGGGGGCGTTGCGGGTGCTGCCGCCGTTCGCCTCGCGCCGGCACCTGCCGTCGCGCCTCGCCCGCCTACGGGAGCTCGACGGCAACACGAGCGTTCAGGTACGCGGGCGCGGAACCGAATTCGACAGCCTCCGCGAGTACGTGCGGGGTGACGACGTCCGCTCCATCGATTGGCGTGCGACCGCCCGAGCGGGGACGACCATGCTGCGCACCTGGCGCCCGGAACGCGATCGTCACGTCGTGATCGTCATCGACACCGGCCGCACGAGCGCGTCACGCGTGGGCGACGGTGTCCGTCTGGATGCAGCGATGGAGTCGGCGCTGCTGCTGAGCGCTCTCGCCGCACGTGCGGGCGACCACGTCCACCTGCTCATGTTCGACCGAGCTCGGCGCGCGCGGGTCACGGGCATCGACGGTCCACGGCTGCTGCCCGCCCTCGTGGACGCGATGGCGCCGGTCGAGCCGACACTCATCGACACCGACTGGAACGCCGTACTCACGGAGGTGCGCGCGCTGACGTCGCGCCCCTCGCTCGTGGTGCTGCTGACCGCGCAAGACGCCCCCGACGCCGCCCGGGGCTTCCTCGGAGCTCTGCCGTCGTTGACCGAGCGCACGACCGTGCTCGTCGGCTCGGCGCAGGACGCCCCGGAGCCGGCACCGGCCGAGCGCCTCGCCGAAGACGTCTACCGTGAGGCGGCCATCGCGCACGCCACGCGTGACGCCGAACTGGTCGCCGGCGCGATCCGCCGTGCCGGAGGCGAAGCCCTCAGCGCGACCCCGGAGGCCCTCCCGCCCGCGGTTGCCGACCATTACCTCGCGCTGAAGGCCGCGGGCCGCCTCTGA
- the katG gene encoding catalase/peroxidase HPI: MSDRDPQSAPIGEDVTDTDQAVTPIDTPEDERGDGETRPRSNDAGGCPVIHGGEQGQGHGHGSHGGQPHPTVGNANHVWWPNQLNLRILKKNPAVANPVGEDFDYKAAFEALDLAAVKKDIEEVLTTSQDWWPADFGHYGPLMIRMAWHSAGTYRVTDGRGGGGAGQQRFAPLNSWPDNVNLDKARRLLWPVKKKYGQSISWADLMILAGNVALESMGFSTFGYAGGRPDVWEPDDDVYWGPETTWLADERYSGDRDLEKPLAAVQMGLIYVNPEGPNGEPDPLKSARDIRETFGRMGMNDEETVALIAGGHTFGKTHGAAPDSNLEDNPEAAGVEMQGLGWKNNFGTGHGDDTITSGLEVTWTYHPTRWDNEFFHILYAYDWEPMRSPGGGHQWRPVNGAGADMVPLAHSNGRREPRMLTSDLALRMDPAYDEVSRRFKDDPVAFGDAFARAWFKLTHRDMGPIARYLGPEVPQEELIWQDPLPAVDHELIDDADAADLKARILATDLTVSELVSTTWAAASTFRGSDKRGGVNGARIRLAPQKDWEANNPAQLQRVLGVLESVQASFNDGRTDGKKVSLADLLVLAGNAGVEKAARDGGVDVTVPFRPGRTDATAEQTDELSFSHLEPVADGFRNYYGPNAVLPAEHHLIDKANLLTLSAPEMTVLVGGLRALGTNYDGSSFGVFTERPGVLTNDVFVKLLDLGATWKPLDPGSHAFRGVNADGSEIGIGTRVDLLFSSNSELRAIAEVYASDDASEKFVRDFVAAWTKVTELDRFDLR; encoded by the coding sequence ATGAGCGATCGCGACCCGCAGTCCGCGCCCATCGGCGAGGACGTGACCGACACCGACCAGGCGGTCACCCCCATCGACACACCCGAAGACGAGCGCGGCGACGGTGAGACCCGGCCGCGTTCCAACGACGCCGGCGGCTGCCCCGTGATCCACGGCGGCGAGCAGGGACAGGGGCACGGCCACGGCTCGCACGGCGGACAGCCCCACCCGACGGTCGGCAACGCCAACCACGTCTGGTGGCCGAACCAGCTCAACCTGCGCATCCTGAAGAAGAACCCCGCCGTGGCCAATCCCGTCGGCGAGGACTTCGACTACAAGGCCGCGTTCGAGGCCCTCGACCTCGCCGCCGTGAAGAAGGACATCGAAGAGGTCCTCACCACCTCGCAGGACTGGTGGCCGGCCGACTTCGGCCACTACGGCCCGCTCATGATCCGCATGGCCTGGCACTCGGCGGGCACGTATCGCGTCACCGACGGCCGCGGCGGCGGCGGGGCCGGTCAGCAGCGCTTCGCCCCGCTGAACAGCTGGCCCGACAACGTCAACCTCGACAAGGCCCGGCGCCTGCTGTGGCCCGTCAAGAAGAAGTACGGCCAGTCGATCTCGTGGGCCGACCTCATGATTCTCGCCGGCAACGTCGCGCTGGAGTCGATGGGCTTCTCGACCTTCGGCTACGCCGGCGGTCGTCCCGACGTCTGGGAGCCGGACGACGACGTGTACTGGGGTCCCGAGACCACGTGGCTCGCCGACGAGCGCTACTCCGGCGACCGCGACCTCGAGAAGCCGCTCGCGGCGGTGCAGATGGGCCTCATCTATGTCAACCCCGAAGGCCCGAACGGTGAGCCCGACCCGCTGAAGTCGGCGCGCGACATTCGCGAGACGTTCGGCCGCATGGGCATGAACGACGAGGAGACCGTCGCCCTCATCGCCGGTGGTCACACCTTCGGCAAGACCCACGGCGCGGCTCCGGACTCGAACCTCGAAGACAACCCCGAGGCCGCAGGCGTCGAGATGCAGGGCCTCGGTTGGAAGAACAACTTCGGCACCGGCCACGGCGACGACACGATCACGTCGGGACTCGAGGTCACCTGGACCTACCACCCCACGCGCTGGGACAACGAGTTCTTCCACATCCTCTACGCCTACGACTGGGAGCCCATGCGCAGCCCCGGCGGCGGACACCAGTGGCGTCCCGTCAACGGGGCCGGTGCCGACATGGTGCCGCTCGCGCACTCGAACGGCCGTCGCGAGCCGCGCATGCTCACGAGCGACCTCGCGCTGCGAATGGATCCTGCCTACGACGAGGTCTCGCGCCGCTTCAAGGACGACCCGGTGGCCTTCGGCGACGCGTTCGCCCGCGCCTGGTTCAAGCTCACGCACCGTGACATGGGCCCCATCGCGCGCTACCTCGGTCCCGAGGTGCCGCAGGAGGAGCTCATCTGGCAGGACCCGCTTCCCGCCGTCGACCACGAGCTGATCGATGACGCGGATGCCGCCGACCTGAAGGCCCGCATCCTCGCGACCGACCTGACCGTGAGCGAGCTCGTCTCCACGACGTGGGCAGCAGCCTCGACCTTCCGAGGCAGTGACAAGCGCGGCGGCGTCAACGGCGCCCGCATCCGTCTCGCCCCGCAGAAGGACTGGGAGGCCAACAACCCGGCCCAGCTGCAGCGGGTGCTGGGTGTGCTCGAGAGCGTGCAGGCATCGTTCAACGACGGCCGCACCGACGGCAAGAAGGTCTCGCTGGCCGACCTCCTGGTGCTGGCGGGCAACGCCGGTGTCGAGAAGGCCGCGCGTGACGGTGGTGTCGACGTGACGGTTCCCTTCCGTCCCGGCCGTACCGACGCAACTGCCGAGCAGACCGACGAGCTGTCGTTCAGCCACCTCGAGCCGGTCGCCGACGGCTTCCGCAATTACTACGGCCCGAACGCGGTGCTGCCGGCCGAGCACCACCTCATCGACAAGGCGAACCTGCTGACGCTGAGCGCGCCCGAGATGACGGTGCTCGTCGGTGGCCTCCGTGCCCTGGGAACGAACTACGACGGATCGTCGTTCGGCGTGTTCACCGAGCGTCCGGGGGTGCTCACGAACGACGTGTTCGTCAAGCTGCTCGACCTGGGCGCCACGTGGAAGCCGCTCGACCCGGGGTCGCACGCCTTCCGCGGTGTGAACGCCGACGGGTCGGAGATCGGCATCGGCACGCGTGTCGACCTGCTGTTCAGCTCGAACTCCGAGCTCCGCGCCATCGCCGAGGTCTACGCCTCGGATGACGCGAGCGAGAAGTTCGTGCGCGACTTCGTCGCCGCGTGGACCAAGGTCACCGAGCTCGACCGGTTCGACCTGCGCTGA
- a CDS encoding Fur family transcriptional regulator, whose protein sequence is MTIATAPEAIRAFGLRVTESRAAVYAALHARPHASADEVYTAVADRMPQASRQSVYNALNDFADAGLARRIEPAGRSMLFELRVGDNHHHLVCTACGRVEDVDCAVGHTPCLHPSDDHGFEVASAEVTYWGRCAECASSATPAAS, encoded by the coding sequence ATGACGATCGCGACCGCCCCCGAGGCCATCCGCGCCTTCGGTCTGCGAGTCACCGAGTCTCGCGCCGCCGTCTACGCCGCGCTCCACGCGCGACCCCACGCGAGCGCCGACGAGGTGTACACGGCCGTCGCGGATCGGATGCCGCAGGCCAGCCGGCAGTCGGTGTACAACGCCCTCAACGATTTCGCCGACGCGGGCCTCGCCCGTCGCATCGAGCCCGCCGGCCGCTCCATGCTGTTCGAACTCCGCGTCGGCGACAACCACCACCATCTCGTCTGCACCGCATGCGGCCGAGTGGAAGACGTCGACTGCGCCGTCGGGCACACGCCGTGCCTGCACCCGTCCGACGACCACGGCTTCGAGGTCGCCTCGGCCGAGGTGACCTACTGGGGGCGGTGCGCGGAATGCGCCTCATCCGCGACCCCGGCGGCATCCTGA
- a CDS encoding stage II sporulation protein M: MDLDALVAARRAEWDRLDALARARRLSSAEVDELVTRYRAASADLADIKTSAGRSVEGDRLSMILSRARLRLTGAPENVLRLLPRFFVQQLPAALYRVRWTTLAVAVAFIAISSLVAFWVSGDPAAVAALGSQAQLQQYAENDFTAYYSDNPAAVFAGTVWTNNAWIAAQCVLFGITGLWPVMVLMQNAVSIGQAAAILIAFDRGDVFLLHIAPHGLLELTCIFVAGATGLHIFWAWVAPGRRSRGEALAAAGRSLATVAIGLILALALSGLVEGFVTRQPWPWPLKIGIGALALGVFLAYMLGLGRIAARRGETGDLTEYEAGTPRLVAG; encoded by the coding sequence ATGGACCTCGACGCCCTGGTCGCCGCGCGTCGCGCCGAGTGGGATCGGCTCGACGCGCTCGCGCGTGCCCGCCGGCTGTCGAGCGCCGAGGTCGACGAGCTGGTGACGCGCTATCGTGCCGCGTCCGCCGACCTCGCCGACATCAAGACCTCCGCCGGCCGCAGCGTCGAGGGAGACCGGCTGTCGATGATCCTCTCGCGCGCCCGGCTGCGCCTCACCGGCGCGCCCGAGAACGTCCTGCGACTGCTGCCGCGCTTCTTCGTGCAGCAGCTGCCGGCCGCGCTCTATCGCGTGCGCTGGACGACGCTCGCGGTCGCGGTGGCGTTCATCGCCATCAGCTCGCTCGTGGCGTTCTGGGTCTCGGGCGATCCCGCCGCGGTGGCCGCCCTGGGGTCGCAGGCCCAGCTCCAGCAGTACGCCGAGAACGACTTCACCGCCTACTACAGCGACAACCCCGCGGCGGTGTTCGCCGGCACCGTGTGGACGAACAACGCCTGGATCGCCGCGCAGTGCGTGCTGTTCGGGATCACCGGGCTGTGGCCCGTGATGGTGCTCATGCAGAACGCGGTGAGCATCGGTCAGGCGGCGGCGATCCTCATCGCGTTCGACCGGGGAGACGTGTTCCTGCTGCACATCGCCCCGCACGGGCTGCTCGAGCTGACGTGCATCTTCGTCGCAGGTGCGACGGGTCTCCACATCTTCTGGGCGTGGGTCGCACCGGGGCGGCGGAGCCGCGGCGAGGCGCTCGCCGCGGCGGGACGCTCGCTCGCGACGGTCGCGATCGGGCTGATCCTGGCGCTCGCGCTCTCCGGACTCGTCGAGGGTTTCGTCACCCGTCAGCCGTGGCCCTGGCCGCTCAAGATCGGGATCGGCGCCCTCGCACTCGGCGTCTTCCTCGCCTACATGCTGGGACTCGGGCGGATCGCCGCGCGACGAGGCGAGACGGGTGACCTCACGGAGTATGAAGCGGGGACGCCGCGCCTGGTCGCCGGATGA